From the genome of Pelobacter propionicus DSM 2379, one region includes:
- a CDS encoding response regulator: MISKILIVDDSPISRKMLKSCIPKEREYELFEAGDGAAGVEAYKRIQPDITFMDLTMPVMDGAQATEEIRGFDPAATIIVCTADIQVKSITNVLGLGALMVVKKPPTRESIADALAQAEAQIG; the protein is encoded by the coding sequence ATGATCTCCAAAATACTCATCGTCGACGATTCGCCGATTTCCCGGAAGATGCTCAAGAGCTGTATCCCCAAGGAGCGTGAGTATGAACTGTTCGAGGCGGGCGATGGAGCTGCGGGGGTAGAGGCCTACAAACGCATCCAACCGGATATCACCTTCATGGACCTGACCATGCCGGTCATGGATGGCGCGCAGGCCACCGAGGAAATCAGGGGTTTTGACCCCGCCGCCACGATCATCGTCTGCACCGCCGACATCCAGGTCAAATCCATCACCAACGTACTGGGACTGGGGGCTTTGATGGTTGTCAAGAAACCGCCCACCAGGGAATCCATTGCGGACGCGCTGGCCCAGGCCGAAGCGCAGATCGGTTGA
- the coaBC gene encoding bifunctional phosphopantothenoylcysteine decarboxylase/phosphopantothenate--cysteine ligase CoaBC yields the protein MLHDKRIILGVSGGIAAYKAVELLRLLTKAGADVHVIMTRSAQEFITPLSFQTLSANAVHTELFNLIAEREIGHISLADRADLFLIAPATANCIGKIASGIADDMLSTTVMATRAPVLIAPAMNVNMYTNPIYRANERKLRRLGYLFAAPEKGALACGWEGEGKLAAPETIFEAALSALTARDLAGRTIMVTAGPTREEIDPVRYISNHSSGKMGYAIARAAARRGARVILVSGPVNIPAPPGVELVAVSSAEEMRRAVMGRVGKCDAVIKAAAVADYRPLERTASKVKKKAGELTLHLTRNADILAELGSLEKHPFLVGFAAETDNLEAYAAGKLKEKNLDMIVANDVSQSDAGFNVETNRALLLFRDGRRLECPLMSKEELANVILDQLCAGMGNGALPHK from the coding sequence ATGCTCCACGACAAACGGATCATCCTGGGTGTCAGCGGCGGAATCGCCGCCTACAAGGCGGTGGAGCTGCTGCGGCTGCTCACCAAGGCGGGAGCCGACGTGCATGTCATCATGACCCGTTCCGCCCAGGAGTTCATCACGCCGCTCAGCTTCCAGACCCTGTCCGCCAATGCGGTGCATACGGAGCTGTTCAACCTGATAGCCGAACGGGAGATCGGCCACATCTCCCTGGCCGACCGGGCCGACCTGTTCCTGATCGCCCCGGCCACCGCCAACTGCATCGGCAAGATCGCGAGCGGCATCGCCGACGACATGCTCAGCACCACGGTCATGGCCACCAGGGCGCCGGTGCTGATCGCCCCGGCCATGAACGTCAACATGTACACCAACCCGATCTACCGGGCAAATGAGCGCAAGCTGCGCCGGCTAGGCTATCTGTTCGCCGCGCCGGAGAAGGGGGCCCTGGCCTGCGGCTGGGAGGGTGAGGGCAAGCTGGCAGCGCCGGAAACCATCTTCGAGGCCGCCCTGTCGGCCCTGACCGCCAGGGACCTGGCCGGCCGGACCATCATGGTGACAGCCGGCCCGACCCGGGAGGAGATCGACCCGGTGCGCTACATCAGCAACCACTCCTCGGGCAAGATGGGCTATGCCATCGCCCGCGCGGCAGCCCGCCGGGGCGCGCGGGTGATCCTGGTCAGCGGCCCGGTCAACATCCCCGCTCCACCGGGAGTGGAACTGGTGGCGGTGAGCAGCGCCGAGGAGATGCGCAGGGCCGTCATGGGTCGTGTGGGCAAATGCGACGCGGTTATCAAGGCCGCCGCCGTGGCCGACTACCGCCCGCTGGAGCGCACGGCCAGCAAGGTCAAGAAAAAGGCTGGCGAACTGACGCTCCATCTGACCAGAAACGCGGATATCCTGGCCGAGCTGGGTTCCCTGGAGAAACACCCCTTCCTGGTGGGGTTCGCTGCCGAGACGGACAACCTGGAGGCCTATGCCGCGGGCAAGCTCAAGGAGAAGAATCTGGACATGATCGTGGCCAACGATGTCAGCCAGAGCGACGCCGGCTTCAACGTGGAAACCAACCGGGCACTGCTGCTCTTCCGGGACGGACGCAGGCTGGAGTGCCCGCTGATGTCCAAGGAGGAACTGGCCAACGTCATCCTCGACCAGCTCTGCGCAGGCATGGGGAACGGTGCGCTCCCTCACAAATAA
- a CDS encoding MBL fold metallo-hydrolase has product MIFESLEVGPLGVNCFILGCEETGQGVVIDAGGDARDIIAVVERQGLTIAHIINTHGHFDHIGANRALKERFSANLMIHAADIPLLDRAADIAKAYGIPGENSPQPDTCLEDGMEISFGKLAMTVLHTPGHSPGGCCFYLEAEQKIITGDTLFADSIGRTDLPGGSHEQLLDSVRAKLFTLPDHVVAYPGHGPETTIGHEKRHNPYF; this is encoded by the coding sequence ATGATATTTGAAAGCTTGGAGGTCGGCCCGCTGGGGGTCAACTGTTTCATACTGGGATGCGAGGAAACCGGCCAGGGGGTTGTTATCGATGCCGGCGGAGATGCGCGGGACATCATCGCCGTTGTTGAGCGGCAAGGACTCACCATCGCCCATATCATCAACACCCACGGCCATTTCGACCATATCGGCGCCAACCGTGCTCTCAAGGAGCGCTTCAGCGCCAACCTGATGATTCACGCGGCCGACATCCCCCTGCTGGACCGCGCCGCGGACATCGCCAAGGCCTACGGCATCCCGGGGGAAAATTCCCCCCAGCCGGACACATGCCTCGAGGACGGCATGGAGATCAGCTTCGGCAAGCTGGCCATGACCGTCCTGCACACGCCGGGACACTCTCCGGGCGGCTGCTGTTTCTATCTGGAAGCGGAGCAGAAGATCATCACCGGCGATACGCTCTTCGCCGACTCCATCGGCCGCACCGACCTACCGGGCGGCTCCCACGAGCAACTGCTGGATTCCGTGCGCGCCAAGCTCTTTACCTTGCCGGACCATGTCGTGGCCTACCCGGGCCATGGCCCGGAAACCACCATCGGCCACGAAAAGCGCCACAACCCCTATTTCTAG
- a CDS encoding chemotaxis protein CheC — protein MNIAFGKAAADLAEVINIFVVLSVPLVEVFKARTLPEYLTEQVSDYDRISILEQNFWGDFKGSAFMIFHADAGRELISIFGEESEVMGSYSLDTLERETLMEVGNILIGACVGKLAELLGDMVTYSPPRVITNNTPQDAFPENSFDDDATAIVLKTVFRFNERNTEGLLFLVTSHDSVIWLKKALAAFMEQYE, from the coding sequence ATGAACATAGCCTTCGGCAAGGCGGCCGCCGACCTGGCCGAGGTGATCAACATCTTCGTCGTCCTGAGCGTCCCCCTGGTGGAGGTTTTCAAGGCCCGCACACTGCCCGAGTACCTCACGGAACAGGTCAGCGACTACGACAGGATCAGCATCCTGGAGCAGAATTTCTGGGGTGATTTCAAGGGAAGCGCCTTCATGATCTTCCATGCCGACGCCGGCAGGGAGCTGATCTCCATCTTCGGCGAGGAGAGCGAGGTCATGGGCAGCTATTCCCTGGACACCCTGGAGAGAGAAACCCTGATGGAGGTGGGCAACATCCTGATCGGCGCCTGTGTGGGCAAGCTGGCCGAACTGCTGGGCGACATGGTCACCTATTCGCCCCCCCGCGTCATCACCAACAACACCCCCCAGGACGCCTTTCCGGAAAACAGTTTTGACGACGATGCCACGGCCATCGTGCTGAAGACGGTGTTCCGCTTCAATGAGCGCAACACGGAGGGACTGCTCTTCCTGGTGACCAGCCACGATTCGGTCATCTGGCTGAAAAAGGCTCTGGCCGCTTTCATGGAGCAGTACGAATGA
- a CDS encoding ATP-binding protein, protein MNWRPRKRNSLGSYLLLAALICAGFAGNFFAPPLYLGFGYLFGSIFVLMVLRLFGIGWGVLAGLVASSATIHTFGHPYAMAWLCAEPLFVGWLLVKGRTRNIILFDAVYWPLVGAPLIWFFFRFVMQVDAAVSLAAMLLFWITGITNALLASLLQTHLPSLARFAVPESRHLVPIHQLIFNVLMAAVLIPAVVILVIHGRSVESSALRDLECDLEKSLRAGVHGVGLRLHGQGASAEELRRILLAARHKPFNRLTLVDGEGRVIVATDDGGPGRGELFRGCPEDVPSSGGNGGLAHCTDEVSSAQLPGERHRSTIFSISMEVGQGSRRRMIAETSFAPYQPLLVSQCTGALALALGLNMLALAIAMYTSRRLAAPLMHLSRITTDLPERILDGTDAPLPESTVAEIDRLSSNFRAMSNALADRFQEITLYSETLETRVRERTRELIRANDKLERENVERTQTEQQRDQLLDELVNQLRFLQKIIDAIPNPIFYRDLNGVYQGCNRAFEENWGLSREEIVGKTVRDLFPEETVRMLQSSDRDSLGKLGAEVIESQLCYADGKNHEVIIYTSTYDDTKGNPAGVVGSVVDITLRKNAEAERDRLVVELQQKNKELEGIVYVASHDLRSPLVNIQGFSRKLLKSCGELESLLAGEMDDEQRRRLEWILKESIPKSLGFVTGSVEKMDAILKGLLRLSRLGRAALCFDTLDMQSIMEKIADSMAYQIDTAGARVEIQRLGPCVADAGQISQVFSNLLDNAIKYRSPDRPLHVRISSQEFEEGIRYCVEDNGIGIPRDQQEAIWEIFHRLDPDSCQGEGLGLTLARRIVARLGGSIWVESTEGEGSCFYVVLRKPAQQV, encoded by the coding sequence ATGAACTGGCGACCGCGGAAGCGGAACTCCCTTGGTTCGTACCTGCTGCTGGCTGCCCTGATCTGCGCCGGCTTTGCCGGCAACTTCTTTGCGCCCCCCCTGTATCTCGGGTTCGGCTACCTGTTCGGCAGCATCTTCGTCCTGATGGTCCTGCGGCTGTTCGGGATCGGCTGGGGAGTGCTGGCCGGCCTGGTGGCCTCCTCGGCCACCATCCACACTTTCGGTCATCCCTATGCCATGGCCTGGCTTTGCGCCGAGCCGCTCTTCGTGGGCTGGCTGCTGGTTAAGGGCAGGACGCGCAACATCATCCTCTTTGATGCCGTGTACTGGCCCCTGGTGGGTGCGCCGCTGATCTGGTTCTTCTTCCGCTTTGTCATGCAGGTTGACGCAGCGGTCAGCCTGGCGGCCATGCTGCTGTTCTGGATAACCGGCATCACCAACGCCCTGCTGGCCAGCCTCCTGCAGACCCATCTGCCCAGCCTGGCACGGTTCGCCGTTCCGGAGTCGCGCCATCTGGTGCCGATCCATCAGCTGATATTCAACGTCCTGATGGCGGCGGTGCTGATCCCGGCCGTTGTCATACTGGTCATCCATGGCCGCAGCGTGGAGAGCAGCGCCCTGCGTGACCTGGAGTGCGATCTTGAGAAGAGCCTGCGGGCAGGCGTCCACGGGGTGGGGTTGAGGCTCCATGGCCAGGGGGCAAGCGCGGAGGAACTCAGGCGGATTCTTTTGGCCGCGCGCCACAAGCCGTTCAACCGGCTGACCCTGGTTGACGGGGAGGGGAGGGTCATCGTTGCCACGGACGACGGCGGGCCCGGGCGCGGGGAACTCTTCAGGGGCTGTCCGGAGGATGTGCCGAGCAGCGGGGGAAATGGCGGCCTTGCACACTGCACGGATGAGGTCTCTTCCGCGCAGCTGCCCGGAGAGCGCCATCGTTCCACCATCTTCAGCATTTCCATGGAGGTGGGACAGGGCAGCCGCCGGCGCATGATCGCCGAGACATCCTTTGCGCCCTACCAGCCGCTGCTGGTCAGCCAGTGCACCGGGGCGCTGGCGCTGGCACTGGGACTGAACATGCTGGCCCTGGCCATAGCCATGTACACGTCGCGCCGCCTGGCTGCTCCGCTGATGCACCTGTCCCGCATCACCACCGACCTGCCCGAGCGAATCCTGGATGGCACGGACGCTCCCCTGCCGGAGAGTACGGTGGCGGAGATCGACCGTCTGAGCAGCAATTTCAGGGCAATGTCCAATGCCCTGGCCGACAGGTTTCAGGAGATCACCCTCTACAGCGAAACCCTGGAAACGCGGGTCAGGGAGCGCACCAGGGAACTCATCCGCGCCAATGACAAGCTGGAGCGGGAGAACGTAGAGCGGACCCAGACCGAGCAGCAGCGCGACCAGCTCCTGGATGAGCTGGTCAACCAGCTCCGCTTCCTGCAGAAGATCATCGATGCCATACCCAATCCGATCTTCTACCGGGACCTGAATGGCGTGTATCAGGGGTGCAACCGTGCCTTCGAGGAGAACTGGGGCCTCTCCCGCGAGGAGATCGTGGGCAAGACCGTCCGGGACCTGTTTCCCGAGGAGACCGTCCGCATGCTCCAGTCGTCGGACCGTGACAGCCTGGGCAAGCTCGGCGCCGAGGTCATCGAGTCACAGCTCTGCTATGCCGATGGCAAGAACCATGAGGTGATCATCTACACGTCGACCTACGACGATACCAAAGGCAATCCGGCGGGTGTGGTGGGAAGCGTGGTGGACATCACCCTGCGCAAGAACGCCGAGGCCGAGCGGGATCGGCTGGTGGTAGAGTTGCAGCAGAAGAACAAGGAGCTGGAGGGAATCGTCTATGTGGCCTCCCACGACCTGCGCTCCCCGCTGGTGAACATCCAGGGTTTCAGCCGCAAGCTGCTCAAAAGCTGCGGGGAGCTGGAATCCCTGCTGGCGGGGGAGATGGATGACGAGCAGCGCCGGCGCCTGGAGTGGATCCTTAAGGAGAGCATTCCCAAGTCGCTGGGCTTTGTCACCGGCAGTGTGGAGAAGATGGATGCGATTCTCAAGGGGCTCTTGCGCCTCTCCCGCCTGGGACGGGCGGCGCTCTGTTTCGACACCCTTGACATGCAGTCGATTATGGAGAAAATAGCTGACTCAATGGCCTATCAGATCGATACGGCCGGGGCGCGCGTGGAGATCCAACGGCTCGGACCCTGCGTGGCGGATGCCGGCCAGATCTCCCAGGTATTCAGCAACCTGCTGGACAATGCCATCAAATACCGTTCGCCGGACCGCCCGCTTCACGTGCGCATCTCCAGCCAAGAGTTTGAGGAGGGGATACGCTACTGCGTTGAGGACAACGGCATCGGTATCCCCCGCGACCAGCAGGAGGCGATCTGGGAGATCTTCCACCGCCTGGACCCCGATTCCTGCCAGGGTGAGGGGTTGGGGCTGACCCTGGCCCGGCGGATCGTCGCCCGCCTGGGAGGCTCCATCTGGGTGGAGTCCACGGAGGGGGAGGGCTCCTGTTTTTACGTGGTGCTGCGGAAACCGGCGCAGCAGGTGTGA
- a CDS encoding RHS repeat-associated core domain-containing protein has translation MMKPAKLNNTVVFTIVFFISICGVCFADPLTITGPDAPSDGSQYSATGGSAPYYWCITKGSITHNGVVTVSGQCGSATITVWDSSGETARKTIRMAGTSRWVQTDYKTCPSFTCAGSGCPCTGGCSWVWGCIFSSYYPVEISGNIKKVGSAWTCASSNGRGCLVWTGPPPPGVSCSGSQLQLVSSITTYEWKCQDGTNGPESSCSSPPVPLKKPKDLGAGTANATCTESAANLKSGNYYHSQSIVARPESLSLDLSYNSLETGDTPLGRGWTHSFNLSLATTSSGLRVKLADGDFLDFVLSGTTYLPASTSTDTSNIVKTTEGSYVRTFRDGLTQTFNASGQLTAISDANGNTTTLAYSGNDLATVTDSTSRNLTIGSSDGRIIAIQDPAGRMTSFAYSGNLLTSVTDPAGTSWRFVYDEYGRMIRKTDPGNNTSENGYDAAGRNISSTDAEGRTKTISYNATGSSSVTEKDGSVWTHAYDPTLNVPTATTDPLGNTVRRSYDAKGNLLSITDPDGNTTRYTYDAANNPLTVTDPLGNTTSYTYDSLGRVLTITDPDGRITINSYDERGNLLRSVDPTGGAYLFAYDAAGNLTSVTDPRGNRVGYVYDTYNTIAAITDQNGKTIRFSHDISGNLLTMKDPDGKITTYSYDALNRLVAITDPLGTTTKFTYDNLGNRTAVTDGNGNLTSYTYNFRNKPLTIRDALGSTTTLAYGGCGSCGGGGNDKLTSLTDANNNLTGYEYDQLGRLARETDPLGNVTGYGYDSRDNLTARTDANGSTATYAYDANNRLLRKTYPDGSVESFSYDARGNILTAANKHISYAFSYDANNRMLSSTGSNNGTLKYEYDPAGNRTTMVTPEGERISYRYDAANHLTAIVSPRGTFDITYNDLGRRTKLSYPNGATISYRYDNSERLVKLEHKTRHGRTIDSFSYTLDRVGNRLSTTEANATTNYGYDAIYRLLYAQQSRRHNSRDNEQYSYDPVGNRLIGPHQQTGYSYGTGNQLLKNDQASFTYDKNGNLAERSLDNDQHGHHGHQSTSWKYTFDYENRLVKAENGAVNVSFAYDPFGRRIEKRTEITGPGERGHDVEEGITRYLYDGMNLIRETRERHRHAGRSETISYLHGPNIDEPLAAMSDHRSWYYHADGLGSIVALTDRHGTVVQEYNYDSFGNPDQRGENIDQPFSYTGREWDRETGLYYYRARYYDPKIGRFIQKDPISFAGGDVNLYAYVLNNPINRLDPFGLWNSKTFPTNISNYANSALYWPGSKYQPIGPFGKICGAEGTVEATWIPDITPEACRKHDECYDKCAKKCAGYDCKKICDSKLFRSNPPYGTATKLYGKDAYDAAKRKYGCNKCN, from the coding sequence ATGATGAAACCCGCAAAACTCAACAACACCGTGGTATTCACTATTGTCTTTTTCATTTCAATCTGCGGCGTCTGTTTCGCCGATCCGCTGACCATTACCGGCCCCGACGCGCCGAGCGATGGCTCACAATACTCTGCAACAGGAGGAAGCGCCCCCTATTACTGGTGCATTACCAAAGGGAGCATCACCCACAACGGCGTTGTGACGGTATCGGGCCAGTGTGGCAGCGCAACAATCACCGTTTGGGATTCCAGCGGAGAAACCGCACGCAAGACAATAAGAATGGCCGGCACGTCACGATGGGTTCAAACGGATTACAAGACGTGCCCCTCGTTCACGTGCGCGGGCTCCGGATGCCCATGCACGGGGGGATGCAGTTGGGTGTGGGGATGCATCTTTTCTTCATACTATCCCGTCGAGATCAGCGGCAACATCAAAAAGGTTGGCAGCGCTTGGACCTGCGCTTCATCCAATGGGAGGGGGTGCCTGGTATGGACCGGCCCCCCGCCACCGGGTGTGTCATGCAGTGGTTCACAACTTCAGCTGGTCAGCTCGATCACGACGTATGAATGGAAATGCCAGGATGGGACCAACGGCCCGGAATCTTCCTGTTCATCACCTCCGGTTCCCCTCAAAAAACCCAAAGATCTCGGCGCCGGCACCGCCAACGCGACCTGCACCGAGTCCGCCGCCAACCTGAAGAGCGGCAACTACTACCACTCCCAGAGCATCGTTGCCAGGCCCGAGAGCCTGAGCCTCGACCTCTCCTACAACAGCCTCGAAACCGGGGACACTCCCCTCGGCAGGGGGTGGACCCACAGCTTCAACCTGAGTCTCGCCACGACCAGCAGCGGCCTACGGGTGAAGCTTGCCGACGGCGATTTTCTCGACTTCGTCCTTTCCGGCACAACCTACCTTCCCGCATCCACCAGCACTGACACCAGCAACATCGTTAAAACAACCGAGGGAAGCTACGTCCGGACCTTCAGGGACGGCCTCACCCAGACCTTCAATGCCTCGGGCCAGCTCACCGCCATAAGCGATGCGAACGGCAACACGACGACCCTGGCTTATTCGGGGAACGATCTCGCAACCGTCACTGACTCCACCAGCCGCAACCTCACCATCGGCTCCAGCGACGGCAGGATCATTGCCATCCAGGATCCGGCCGGCAGAATGACCAGCTTTGCCTACAGCGGCAACCTACTGACCTCGGTAACCGACCCGGCCGGCACCAGCTGGCGGTTCGTTTATGACGAATACGGCAGGATGATCCGGAAAACCGATCCCGGCAACAACACCAGCGAAAACGGCTATGACGCCGCCGGCAGGAACATCAGCAGCACCGATGCCGAAGGCAGGACAAAAACCATCAGCTACAATGCCACGGGCAGCAGCAGCGTCACCGAGAAGGACGGCAGCGTCTGGACCCACGCCTACGACCCGACCCTGAACGTCCCCACGGCGACAACCGATCCCTTAGGCAACACCGTACGACGGAGCTACGACGCCAAGGGCAACCTGCTGAGCATCACCGATCCGGACGGAAACACGACCCGCTACACTTACGACGCGGCCAACAACCCGCTCACCGTGACTGATCCCCTGGGCAACACAACCAGCTACACCTACGACAGCCTGGGCCGGGTGCTGACAATCACCGACCCGGATGGCCGCATCACCATTAACAGCTACGATGAAAGAGGGAACCTGCTGCGGAGCGTAGATCCCACGGGGGGTGCCTACCTGTTCGCCTACGATGCCGCCGGCAACCTGACAAGCGTAACCGACCCGCGCGGCAACAGGGTCGGCTACGTTTATGACACCTACAACACTATCGCCGCGATCACCGACCAGAACGGAAAGACTATCCGCTTCAGCCATGACATATCGGGTAACCTGCTGACCATGAAGGATCCGGACGGCAAGATCACCACCTACTCCTACGATGCACTGAACCGCCTGGTCGCCATCACCGATCCCCTGGGAACCACCACGAAATTCACCTACGACAACCTGGGTAACCGCACCGCCGTAACTGACGGGAACGGCAACCTCACCAGCTACACCTACAACTTCAGAAACAAACCGCTGACCATCAGGGATGCGCTCGGCAGCACGACAACTCTTGCCTACGGCGGCTGCGGCTCCTGCGGCGGCGGGGGCAACGACAAACTTACCTCCCTCACCGACGCCAACAACAACCTGACCGGGTACGAGTACGACCAGCTCGGACGCCTTGCCCGCGAGACCGACCCTCTCGGCAATGTCACCGGCTACGGCTACGACTCCCGGGACAACCTCACCGCCAGGACCGACGCCAACGGCAGCACCGCTACCTATGCCTACGACGCCAACAACCGCCTGCTCAGAAAAACCTACCCAGACGGGAGCGTGGAGAGCTTCAGCTACGACGCCAGAGGTAATATCCTCACCGCCGCGAACAAACATATCTCCTACGCCTTCAGCTACGACGCCAACAACAGGATGCTCTCGTCCACCGGCTCCAACAATGGGACCCTGAAGTACGAATACGACCCGGCCGGCAACCGTACCACCATGGTCACCCCCGAAGGTGAGCGGATCAGCTACCGCTACGACGCCGCCAACCACCTCACCGCCATCGTCTCGCCCCGGGGGACCTTCGATATCACCTACAACGACCTGGGCAGGAGAACGAAACTCAGCTATCCCAACGGAGCAACCATAAGCTACCGCTACGACAACTCCGAACGGCTGGTGAAACTGGAGCATAAAACAAGGCACGGCAGGACAATCGACAGCTTTTCCTATACCCTGGACCGGGTCGGCAACCGCCTGAGCACAACCGAAGCCAACGCAACCACCAACTACGGCTATGACGCCATCTATCGTCTGCTTTACGCACAGCAGAGCCGTCGCCACAACAGCAGAGATAACGAACAGTACAGCTACGATCCCGTCGGCAACCGACTTATCGGGCCCCACCAGCAAACCGGCTACAGTTATGGAACCGGCAACCAGCTGCTTAAGAACGATCAGGCAAGCTTCACGTATGACAAGAACGGCAACCTTGCCGAGCGAAGCCTGGACAACGATCAGCATGGCCACCACGGCCATCAAAGTACGTCCTGGAAGTACACCTTCGATTATGAGAACCGGCTGGTGAAAGCCGAGAACGGCGCCGTCAACGTGAGCTTCGCCTATGACCCGTTCGGCAGGAGAATCGAGAAGAGGACCGAGATCACCGGTCCCGGTGAACGCGGTCATGACGTAGAGGAGGGGATCACCCGTTACCTGTACGACGGGATGAACCTGATTCGGGAGACCCGAGAGAGGCACCGCCATGCCGGCCGTTCCGAGACGATCAGCTACCTCCATGGCCCGAACATCGACGAGCCACTGGCGGCCATGAGTGACCACAGGAGTTGGTACTACCATGCCGACGGCCTGGGAAGCATCGTGGCGCTTACGGACAGACATGGTACCGTGGTACAGGAATACAACTACGACAGCTTCGGCAACCCTGATCAGCGGGGAGAGAACATCGATCAGCCGTTCTCGTACACAGGAAGGGAGTGGGACCGGGAGACCGGGCTGTACTACTACCGCGCACGGTACTATGATCCCAAAATCGGTAGGTTCATCCAAAAGGATCCGATATCATTCGCTGGCGGGGATGTGAACCTTTACGCTTACGTCTTAAATAATCCGATTAATCGATTAGATCCGTTCGGACTTTGGAATAGCAAAACATTTCCTACAAATATCAGCAACTATGCCAATAGTGCACTATATTGGCCTGGATCAAAATATCAACCAATAGGGCCTTTTGGTAAAATTTGTGGCGCAGAAGGAACTGTTGAAGCGACTTGGATACCAGATATAACACCGGAAGCTTGCCGAAAACATGACGAATGTTATGACAAATGTGCAAAAAAATGTGCCGGATATGATTGTAAAAAAATATGTGACTCGAAATTGTTTAGATCAAATCCACCGTATGGAACAGCAACAAAACTATATGGAAAGGATGCATATGACGCTGCAAAAAGAAAATATGGCTGTAACAAATGCAATTAA
- a CDS encoding sensor domain-containing diguanylate cyclase, with translation MRQREFTQIFDTVNIGLVILDREMRVCHWNRWMATRSGISADKIIDQSLFDFFPHLKTPTFNKNCMAVLSFGNFAFFSQKLHRYLFPFKPDSYFGCHFDLMQQSCTMGPLRDEDNAITSLFLIVQDVTELATYEQKLIEMNTVDALTGVYNRRFLESRLKEECDRYGRYSRPFSLMMIDIDFFKKVNDTHGHQGGDLVLKNVAAGAAAMIRKSDFLARYGGEEFCCLLPETDCDAAETVAEHLRAHIENMEHLFQKKVIRVTISLGIACFAPDDSPETLVKRADEALYQAKRSGRNRFVRF, from the coding sequence ATGAGGCAGAGGGAGTTCACCCAGATCTTCGATACCGTCAACATCGGATTGGTGATCCTGGACCGGGAGATGCGGGTGTGCCACTGGAATCGCTGGATGGCGACGCGCAGCGGTATCTCCGCCGACAAAATCATTGACCAGTCGCTGTTCGATTTTTTCCCGCACCTGAAAACCCCCACCTTCAACAAGAACTGCATGGCGGTTCTCTCCTTTGGCAACTTCGCCTTCTTCTCCCAGAAGCTGCACCGCTACCTGTTTCCCTTCAAGCCGGACAGTTACTTCGGCTGTCACTTCGACCTCATGCAGCAGAGTTGCACCATGGGTCCACTGCGGGACGAAGACAACGCCATCACCAGCCTGTTCCTGATCGTTCAGGACGTGACCGAACTGGCCACCTACGAGCAGAAGCTGATCGAGATGAACACCGTCGACGCCCTGACCGGCGTCTATAACCGCAGGTTCCTGGAATCGCGCCTGAAAGAGGAGTGCGACCGATACGGCAGATACTCGCGGCCGTTCAGCCTGATGATGATCGACATCGACTTCTTCAAGAAGGTGAATGACACCCACGGTCACCAGGGGGGTGACCTGGTGCTGAAAAACGTGGCCGCCGGGGCAGCGGCCATGATCAGGAAAAGCGACTTCCTTGCCCGCTACGGAGGGGAGGAGTTCTGCTGCCTGCTTCCGGAAACCGACTGCGACGCGGCCGAAACCGTGGCGGAACATCTGAGGGCGCATATCGAAAACATGGAACACCTTTTCCAGAAAAAGGTCATCAGGGTCACCATCAGCCTGGGCATCGCCTGTTTCGCGCCCGACGACTCGCCGGAAACCCTGGTCAAGCGGGCCGACGAGGCGCTCTACCAGGCCAAGCGCAGCGGCCGCAACCGCTTCGTCAGGTTCTGA
- the rd gene encoding rubredoxin, giving the protein MERWVCTICQYVYDPAEGDPDNGVAAGTPFESLPAGWSCPVCGAGKDAFEKQ; this is encoded by the coding sequence ATGGAACGTTGGGTGTGCACCATCTGTCAGTATGTGTATGATCCGGCTGAAGGCGATCCGGATAATGGAGTGGCTGCGGGAACCCCCTTTGAATCCCTGCCAGCCGGCTGGAGTTGTCCGGTCTGCGGCGCCGGCAAGGATGCCTTCGAGAAACAGTAG